The Cicer arietinum cultivar CDC Frontier isolate Library 1 chromosome 1, Cicar.CDCFrontier_v2.0, whole genome shotgun sequence genome contains the following window.
TATGTTATTGCTCCTAATTGTATTTCCCATGTCATTATGTatttcctaaaaaataaaaactaaatattaatttgtgtttttattttagttatggAATGTTATACAAATTTGATTTATctgtttttattgttttaaaaattctaacattatttaaaactaccatacttatttttattatagtacACTAccatacttatttttattataatagtaACTACATGATGATGACTACATTAATTGATAATTACGTggattttttctttcttttcaataCATCCTTCACggcatctttttatttttattttttatttacaaattataataGTAGCTACATGAATTGCTTTAAGTAATGTACTTGAAGCTATTTATGTGACTATATATTTGAAGTGATGATAAATATTTGGTTAAATTACATTAGTGATcctttagtttaattttaattaatgttttagtatttttttttgaattgatcttttattttaatttaaagtgacaatttgatattttatgttctaaaatgtcaacaatgttgtctttctttttacaaaaattcaaaaaaattatcaatttttttaaacaaaacccataaaattaattattatcttcaatgaaatgaaaatttaatcaaattcataacttaaatctttaaataaattcatatttttattctttaattgatattgttggagatgaaaatatgaatttatttgaatatttgagttaagcatttgatgaaatttgcattatattgaagatgattattaattttatgatctttgtttgaaaattttgatgatttttttgaatttttgtaaaaaaaaggataacattgatgaaattttaaaatataaaatataaaatatcaaattgtcacttaaaattaaaataaaggaccaaattggaaaaaaaagataaatgactaaaatgttaactgaaattaagttaaaggaccgcagatgtaatttagcctaatttttttgaaataataaattaaattaatattatttaaagttacaataaaatattttttatgagaaattatttaaaaataataaaagttattttgaattcatgtgtaataaattcaaaaaataatatggacatttaatattttagatattaattatcatatacttttaacataataaaatcagttttcttttttaaaaaatacaccttcaaaaattattttttatgagaaaCCACTCAAATAAAATTCTCattttaaacatttattttattttttaaaattttaaacacaattaTACCATATTCGGCCACTCCATccaaactaaattaatatattttattttatatttgttattaactctataaattatctaaaaaatgTGTTAATTAGTCTAATTGTAATCTATGTATTTGTTTTGTTAGTATTAAAAATCTATTGGGTTTgcaaaaaaaaagtgaaatttttaaaatgaaatgagAAAAATTCTAATACGAAATGAATATTCTGAGTCACATACATAAGCAAACAGAAAGCATTATAAGAAGTTTGTTGAAAGACTAAACCCAAATCCACTCCACTTTTGGTTAAGTGGGTTTTTCTCGTCAATTAAATAATGGCCTTAGAATTTGTTATCCTCAAATGTGACGACACTATTGGGCCAAACATTTATTGTTGTAAAATAGGAAATTATGGCGTTATACCGATGATGCAGAAGTATATCTAATTTAATGGGTCATATGAGGTCTATGATCTATCTAACacttttgaaacaaaatgtgCACTGCTACTAGTTCATCTGACAGGtctttctttaattaattaattaattaatgaaatcaaATCTGCTAATTGACtggaaaattttaatatttgaaaataagaaTGTGTTCATCTTTTACATAGAGAATTTAGGAATAAATCGGTTTCAAAATATAGAAAAGTGTAAGAAGTAAGTAGTAAATGAATGTGAATGCGTGTGAAGTAGTAAGTGTGAACTCAAAACTGAGCTGCCACTAGTTTACCACTAACGAGTAATGACAAAGATAAAGACAAACATCACCGTGTGACACACTACTAATAAGTAATAATAGTGTTGTTCTTGTCCTCTACTCTCACAATTACATTTTCATCTATTCTGCTGCAACCAACCTGCCATGAGACTTCTCTTATTCTCTTCCATCTTGTATATGTATTTGTATGGTGTTACTGTTACTGTTACTTCACTCAACTCAGATGGAGTGGCTCTCTTGTCATTCATCTCTCACTGGACATCACTACCTCCTTCCATAAACTCCTCATGGAATGCCTCACATTCCACACCATGCTCATGGCTTGGAGTTAAATGTGACCCTTCCCACCATGTACTCTCTCTTAACCTCGCTGATTATGACATTTCTGGTCAACTTGGACCTGAAATTGCTAATTGCACCCACCTCAAACACTTAGACCTTACTGCTAACTCTTTCACCGGTCAAATACCTAACTCATTCAACAACTTTCACACCCTCACCTATCTCAGCCTTTCTAATAATTTTCTCACTGGTCCATTTCCTCACTCCTTGACTCAAATCCCTCACCTCCACCTTCTTGATCTCTCTTATAACACTTTTACAGGTCCCATCCCAACCACTATTTCCAACATCACTCAACTCCGTTACCTGTATCTCCAAAGTAACCACTTTTCTGGTACAATTCCTTCATCCATTTCCAACTGCACTCAACTTCAAGACTTGTTTTTGAATTCTAACCAATTGCAGGGTGTCCTTCCTCACACTCTTAACAATCTCCATCATCTACTTCGTTTTGATGTTGCCGTCAATACTCTAATAGGTACCATTCCATTAATGAGTTCTTCCTTTTGTCAAAATTTACTGTTTTTGGATATATCATACAATTTCTTTAGTGGAGGCATTCCCTCAAGCATTGGGAATTGTACTTATTTATCACAATTTGCTGCTGTGGATTGTAACTTGGTTGGAACTATTCCATCCTCCATTGGTAAGCTCAAAAAGCTATCCCTTCTACGCCTTTCTGTGAACCATTTGTCAGGAAAAATACCTCCGGAAATCGGTAACTGCAAGTCTTTGAATGAGTTGCACTTGTATTCCAACCGACTTGAGGGAAACATTCCAAGTGAAATTGGAAAACTGAGTGAATTGAAGGACCTTGAATTGTTTTCAAACCAATTGAGAGGTGAAATTCCACTTGGAATATGGAAGATTTCAAGTCTTGAGCATCTAATTGTGTATAATAATACCCTTTCTGGGGAACTTCCTTTGGAGATGACAGAGCTCAAGCACCTCAAAAATATCTCATTGTTTAACAACATGTTCTCTGGAGTCATACCACAAACCTTGGGAATGAATAGCAGTTTTTTGCTATTGGACTTCACAAATAACAGGTTCACTGGCAACCTCCCACTAAATCTTTGTTTTGGCAAAAAGTTGAGAGTTCTGAATATGGGAATCAATCAACTTCAAGGTAGCATACCTCCTGATGTTGGAACCTGTACAACTCTAAGAAGACTCATTCTTAAACATAACAACTTCACTGGACCTCTTCCTCCTTTTGAAAGCAATCCCAATCTCTTATTCATTGATATCAGCAACAACAAAATCCATGGTTCCATTCCATCCACTTTGGGAAACTGCACGAATCTCACTGACTTTATTTTTTCAGATAACCAATTTAGCGGGCCTATACCTTCAGAGATAGGAAACCTCGTCAATCTTCGGACTCTTAATCTTGCTCACAACAACTTAGAAGGTCCTTTGCCATTTCAGCTTTCAAACTGTACCAAAATGGACAAGTTTGATGTGGGATTTAATTTCTTGAATGGTTCACTGCCATCAAGTTTGCAGAGGTGGACAAGGATAaacacattaattttgagaGAGAATCAATTTAGTGGCGGCATTCCAGTTTTCTTGTCGGTATTTTCAGATCTTTCTGAACTACATATTGGTGGGAATATGTTTAGAGGAAGAATTCCTAGATCCATTGGGGCATTGCATAATTTGATCTATGGGTTGAATCTAAGTTCTAATGAGCTGATAGGTGACATTCCTGTGGAAATTGGAAACTTGAAAACATTGCAAGTGCTGGATCTATCTCAGAACAATTTGACAGGAAGCATACAAGTTCTTGATGAACTCCCTTCATTACTTCAAATCAATATTTCATACAATTCTTTTCAGGGACCCATACCAAATATGCTAATGAAGCTGCTTAATTCTCCCATGTCATCATTTTTGGGGAATTCTGGGCTATGTATCCGTTGTTCACCATCCAATAGCTTGGTTTGCACCGAAAGCAGCCATCTAAAACGATGCGATACTGATATCAAAACACTTAATCACAAAGGCCTTGGTAAAGTTGCAACCGTGATGATAGCTCTTGGATCCTCAATATTTGTTGTTTTGCTGTTGTTGGGATTAGTTTATGTTATCGCTTTTGGCAGAAAATCTAAGCAGCAGCAGCAAGTCCATATCGATGCTCATGGAGGTTCTTCGTCACTTCTTAACAAAGTCATGGAGGCTACATCGAACCTAAGTGATCGGTATATTATTGGCAGAGGAGCCCATGGAGTTGTTTATAAAGCCCTAGTAGACCAAGACAAAGCTTTTGCTGTAAAGAAGTTAGCATTTGCTGCTAGCAAAGGTAAGAACTTGAGCATGGTCAGAGAAATTCGAACCCTTGGACAAATTAGGCATCGAAATCTGGTGAAACTGGAAAACTTTTGGTTAAGAAAAGATTATGGTCTGATTCTGTATACCTACATGCCAAATGGAAGCCTTTATGATGTATTGCATGAAAAGAAACCACCACCATCTTTAGAGTGGAATGTCCGATATAAGATAGCTGTTGGAATTGCTCATGGGTTGGCTTATCTTCATTATGACTGTGATCCTCCCATAGTGCACCGAGACATCAAACCAAACAACATACTTCTAGACTCTGATATGGAACCACACATTGCTGACTTTGGTATTGCCAAACTTTTGGACCAATCTTCTACTTCAATTCCTTCCTTATCTGTGCTGGGCACAATTGGTTATATTGCACCAGGTAACTAACTATTGATTGATTGgagttttcttttcttatcCCAGCAAAATTATCTATCATATGGATTAACATGTTTATATTGACATGTGACAGAGAATGCTTACACAACAGCAAGTACGAGGGAGTGTGATGTGTACAGTTATGGGGTAGTTTTGCTTGAGCTGATAACCAGAAAGAAAGTAGCAGATCACTCATTTATGGAGGGTACTGATTTAGTGGGATGGGTTAGATCCGTGTGGACTGAAACAGGAGAAATAAATCAAATTGTTGATTCAAGCCTTGTAGATGAATTTTTAGATACTAACATAATGGAAAATGTTACCAAAGTACTTATGGTGGCTTTGAGATGTACTGAGCAGGATCCACACAAGAGGTCCACAATGACAGATGTTACCAAGCAATTATCAGATTCTTCTAATTCACAGAAAATAAGTAAGAAGGGCTAAAGGTTCTCTTGTATTTATATTAATCATCATGATAACCCTTTTGTTGTATGCATTGTGATTCAAATGACCCTTTATGTGGTGAATACTATACTACTATACCTATAAGCTCTTGTTAAAACATGTTGTGTGTGATCTTGAGTTGAGACAATCTTtattattgaaaacaaaaaatctcATTGGAGCATATCACTAACAACTGCATATATGTACATTCATATCCGCGTCACGCAAGTAAGTGATATTTAAACAGgctaattgaaaaatatgagaaaactCATTATTTGTGCACACAAATATCATAATGTGGATTGAAAAACCGTTACATACAGGTTCCAGCT
Protein-coding sequences here:
- the LOC101488554 gene encoding uncharacterized protein, with amino-acid sequence MRLLLFSSILYMYLYGVTVTVTSLNSDGVALLSFISHWTSLPPSINSSWNASHSTPCSWLGVKCDPSHHVLSLNLADYDISGQLGPEIANCTHLKHLDLTANSFTGQIPNSFNNFHTLTYLSLSNNFLTGPFPHSLTQIPHLHLLDLSYNTFTGPIPTTISNITQLRYLYLQSNHFSGTIPSSISNCTQLQDLFLNSNQLQGVLPHTLNNLHHLLRFDVAVNTLIGTIPLMSSSFCQNLLFLDISYNFFSGGIPSSIGNCTYLSQFAAVDCNLVGTIPSSIGKLKKLSLLRLSVNHLSGKIPPEIGNCKSLNELHLYSNRLEGNIPSEIGKLSELKDLELFSNQLRGEIPLGIWKISSLEHLIVYNNTLSGELPLEMTELKHLKNISLFNNMFSGVIPQTLGMNSSFLLLDFTNNRFTGNLPLNLCFGKKLRVLNMGINQLQGSIPPDVGTCTTLRRLILKHNNFTGPLPPFESNPNLLFIDISNNKIHGSIPSTLGNCTNLTDFIFSDNQFSGPIPSEIGNLVNLRTLNLAHNNLEGPLPFQLSNCTKMDKFDVGFNFLNGSLPSSLQRWTRINTLILRENQFSGGIPVFLSVFSDLSELHIGGNMFRGRIPRSIGALHNLIYGLNLSSNELIGDIPVEIGNLKTLQVLDLSQNNLTGSIQVLDELPSLLQINISYNSFQGPIPNMLMKLLNSPMSSFLGNSGLCIRCSPSNSLVCTESSHLKRCDTDIKTLNHKGLGKVATVMIALGSSIFVVLLLLGLVYVIAFGRKSKQQQQVHIDAHGGSSSLLNKVMEATSNLSDRYIIGRGAHGVVYKALVDQDKAFAVKKLAFAASKGKNLSMVREIRTLGQIRHRNLVKLENFWLRKDYGLILYTYMPNGSLYDVLHEKKPPPSLEWNVRYKIAVGIAHGLAYLHYDCDPPIVHRDIKPNNILLDSDMEPHIADFGIAKLLDQSSTSIPSLSVLGTIGYIAPENAYTTASTRECDVYSYGVVLLELITRKKVADHSFMEGTDLVGWVRSVWTETGEINQIVDSSLVDEFLDTNIMENVTKVLMVALRCTEQDPHKRSTMTDVTKQLSDSSNSQKISKKG